The following coding sequences lie in one Arachis hypogaea cultivar Tifrunner chromosome 9, arahy.Tifrunner.gnm2.J5K5, whole genome shotgun sequence genomic window:
- the LOC112709136 gene encoding uncharacterized protein, translating into MAPNRRVTNAYNAMRILGISDDEVMPVLKRLLKVYGNSWELIEEDNYQTLIHAYFESMEYQQEKGKGKAPISNHDGERARLKLQMISVVDNEILSKTSKKKIIKPSQASKEDMKLANSSQPLQTRLSEVEIISSLSCMDARDSKKLCHENAASARDCGDSFDGSSRSHIQKIHMSSNRYEKELIILKAKKPKLHLEPVSSHLKGPCDDSNVNHRFKFISALYQNGPNPNHANLSNMVQQAIVHPEYNSAGPCDDSNTNRHFKSISSLYQNGPNLNHANLTNMVQQAVVHPEHNSRGPCDDSNVNCRFKSISTLYQYGPNLNHANLTKIAQKAIVHAENSSIQILSDITKGSEKVAISLLDETGSEELPKFNYIPNNIIYQNANVNISLARVADEDCCSDCSGNCLSLTFPCACSQETGGEFAYTREGLVKEKFLEACIATKIKPQPYHFVYCQECPIYKGSEHMPEECKGHLVRKFIKECWRKCGCDMQCGNRVVQRGLRCKLQVFLTQEGKGWGIRTLEDLPKGCFVCEYVGEILTNAELYERVLHKSSKDRHTYPVTLDADWGSERVLKDDEALCLDATYNGNIARFINHRCFDANLIDIPVEVEIPDRHYYHIALFTNRKVKAYKELTWDYGIDFDDQEHPIKAFQCCCGSTFCRDKKKKGTGMKAKKQR; encoded by the exons ATGGCGCCTAATCGTAGAGTTACCAATGCCTATAATGCTATGAGAATCTTAGGCATTTCTGATGATGAGGTGATGCCTGTCTTGAAAAGGTTGCTCAAAGTGTATGGTAATAGCTGGGAGCTTATTGAAGAAGACAATTATCAAACACTTATACATGCATACTTTGAGTCAATGGAATATCAG CAAGAGAAAGGTAAGGGAAAAGCTCCAATCAGTAATCATGATGGAGAAAGAGCAAGACTGAAACTACAGATGATATCTGTAGTGGACAATGAAATACTTTCAAAGACATCCAAAAAGAAAATCATTAAGCCATCTCAGGCATCTAAAGAAGATATGAAACTGGCAAACAGTTCTCAACCATTGCAGACAAGGTTGAGTGAGGTAGAAATTATCTCAAGTTTATCTTGCATGGATGCTAGAGATAGTAAAAAATTGTGCCATGAGAATGCAGCATCTGCAAGGGATTGTGGAGATTCTTTTGATGGATCTAGCCGTTCCCACATCCAGAAGATACATATGTCAAGTAATCGTTATGAGAAAGAACTTATAATATTAAAAGCTAAGAAACCAAAATTACATCTTGAACCTGTTTCATCACATCTAAAAG GCCCTTGTGATGATTCAAATGTAAATCATCGTTTCAAATTTATATCAGCTCTTTATCAAAATGGGCCAAATCCCAATCATGCCAATTTGAGTAACATGGTACAACAAGCTATTGTCCATCCTGAATATAATTCTGCAGGCCCATGCGATGATTCAAACACAAATCGTCATTTCAAATCTATATCATCTCTTTATCAAAATGGGCCAAATCTCAATCATGCGAATTTGACAAACATGGTACAACAAGCTGTTGTTCATCCTGAACATAATTCTAGAGGCCCATGCGATGATTCAAATGTAAATTGTCGTTTCAAATCTATATCAACTCTTTATCAATATGGACCAAATCTCAATCATGCTAATTTGACAAAAATAGCACAAAAAGCTATTGTTCATGCTGAAAATAGTTCTATTCAAATTCTGAGTGACATAACAAAAGGTTCTGAAAAGGTTGCAATTTCATTATTAGATGAAACTGGAAGTGAGGAGTTGCCTAAGTTTAATTACATACCAAATAATATAATCTATCAAAATGCTAATGTGAACATTTCACTTGCTCGGGTTGCGGATGAGGATTGTTGTTCTGATTGTTCAGGCAACTGTCTTTCTTTAACATTTCCTTGTGCATGTTCTCAAGAAACTGGTGGGGAGTTTGCTTATACTCGAGAAGGTTTGGTGAAGGAAAAGTTCTTAGAAGCATGCATAGCTACAAAAATCAAACCTCAACCATATCATTTTGTGTATTGTCAAGAATGCCCAATTTATAAAGGGAGTGAGCACATGCCTGAAGAATGCAAGGGGCATTTGGTTAGAAAGTTTATAAAGGAATGTTGGAGGAAATGTGGATGTGATATGCAGTGTGGAAATCGGGTAGTGCAACGAGGTTTAAGATGTAAACTGCAG GTATTCTTGACTCAGGAAGGAAAGGGTTGGGGCATTAGAACACTAGAAGATTTGCCCAAAGGTTGCTTTGTATGTGAGTACGTCGGGGAAATATTAACCAATGCAGAATTGTATGAAAGGGTATTGCACAAAAGCAGCAAGGACAGACATACATATCCTGTAACCCTTGATGCAGATTGGGGCTCAGAAAGGGTGTTAAAGGATGATGAGGCACTCTGCTTAGATGCAACTTATAATGGAAATATTGCAAGGTTTATCAATCATAG ATGCTTTGATGCAAATTTGATAGACATTCCTGTTGAAGTGGAGATTCCTGATCGCCACTATTATCAT ATTGCTCTCTTTACTAATAGGAAAGTGAAAGCATACAAAGAGCTGACATGG GATTATGGTATTGACTTTGATGATCAGGAACATCCTATTAAAGCATTTCAATGCTGCTGTGGAAGTACCTTCTGCCGtgacaagaaaaagaaag gaactggcatgaaagctaaAAAACAAAGGTAG